A stretch of Bordetella genomosp. 13 DNA encodes these proteins:
- a CDS encoding CoA pyrophosphatase, with the protein MSDTPSSRPRRPLVRPGFDPAAQPWQAADQGLPAIPAERLTADALRHAWQAQAPWQLDPVVASELRYPGREGAPVLAAVLIPMVLRPDGVRVMLTQRAAHLHDHAGQISFPGGRIETDDASPVAAALREAQEETGLPPEYVDVLGTMPAYVTSTGFSVTPVVSLVRPGFTLVADTFEVAEIFEVPLSFLMNPAHHRLYEATQDDGRVRQYYAIPWERYFIWGATAGMLRNLYHALRAALR; encoded by the coding sequence ATGTCGGATACTCCTTCCTCTCGTCCCCGCCGCCCGTTGGTTCGTCCCGGCTTCGATCCGGCCGCCCAGCCCTGGCAGGCGGCCGACCAGGGGCTGCCCGCCATTCCCGCCGAGCGGCTCACCGCCGATGCGCTGCGGCACGCCTGGCAGGCGCAAGCCCCCTGGCAGCTCGATCCCGTGGTGGCAAGCGAATTGCGCTATCCCGGACGCGAGGGCGCGCCGGTGCTGGCCGCCGTGCTGATTCCGATGGTGCTGCGGCCCGACGGCGTGCGGGTCATGCTGACGCAGCGCGCGGCCCATCTGCACGACCACGCCGGGCAGATCAGCTTTCCGGGCGGGCGGATCGAGACCGATGATGCCTCTCCGGTGGCGGCAGCGCTGCGCGAGGCGCAAGAGGAAACCGGGCTGCCGCCCGAATATGTGGACGTGCTGGGCACCATGCCCGCGTATGTCACGTCCACGGGGTTTTCGGTTACGCCCGTGGTGTCGCTGGTGCGACCCGGCTTCACGCTGGTGGCCGACACCTTCGAGGTGGCCGAAATCTTCGAAGTGCCGCTTTCGTTTCTGATGAATCCCGCGCACCATCGCCTGTACGAGGCCACGCAGGACGACGGCCGGGTGCGGCAGTACTACGCCATTCCCTGGGAGCGCTATTTCATCTGGGGTGCGACGGCGGGCATGCTGCGCAACCTGTACCACGCCTTGCGCGCGGCGCTGCGCTGA
- a CDS encoding PA0069 family radical SAM protein, with the protein MARTEQSFSAGSGSPAAAPAALRGRGAVTNVRHRFQQTERQASADAVDMFADTAPVGLRTEVRAEQARSILSRNDSPDVPFDVAINPYRGCEHGCVYCFARPTHAYLGYSPGLDFETKLVAKANAVDVLRAELSRPGYRVSPINLGSATDIYQPIERNWRLTRGILQLLLETGHPVTLVTKNALVERDIDLLRVLAERNLVMAFVSITTLDAEMARTLEPRASAPWRRLQAVRTLAQAGVPVGVLASPLIPFINDEFLEAILEEAANAGARFSGYTVVRLPWEVKDVFEEWLQAHFPDRAQRVLHRIEDMREGRRNDPEFGTRMRGTGIWADLLRQRYTLAVRKYGLNAMRPQLDCSQFVAPQPPARTSGNSASPSAVPVRFHEGGRRVAAAALAVQAQRAGQLSLFD; encoded by the coding sequence ATGGCACGCACCGAACAATCTTTTTCCGCCGGTTCTGGGTCCCCGGCTGCCGCCCCCGCCGCCTTGCGCGGTCGGGGTGCGGTTACTAATGTTCGGCATCGTTTCCAGCAAACCGAGCGCCAGGCGTCGGCCGATGCGGTCGACATGTTCGCCGACACCGCCCCGGTCGGGCTGCGCACCGAGGTCAGGGCCGAACAGGCCCGCTCCATTCTTTCCCGCAACGATTCCCCCGACGTTCCTTTCGACGTCGCCATCAACCCCTACCGTGGTTGCGAGCACGGCTGCGTGTATTGCTTCGCCCGGCCTACCCATGCCTACCTGGGATACTCGCCGGGGCTCGACTTCGAAACCAAGCTGGTGGCCAAGGCCAATGCGGTCGACGTGCTGCGTGCCGAACTGTCGCGCCCCGGTTATCGGGTGTCGCCCATCAACCTGGGTTCTGCCACCGACATCTACCAGCCAATCGAGCGCAACTGGCGCCTGACGCGCGGCATTCTGCAATTGCTGCTGGAAACCGGGCATCCCGTCACGCTGGTCACCAAGAACGCGCTGGTCGAGCGCGACATCGACCTGCTGCGTGTCCTGGCCGAGCGCAATCTGGTCATGGCGTTCGTCAGCATCACCACGCTGGATGCCGAAATGGCGCGCACCCTCGAACCGCGCGCTTCCGCCCCGTGGCGCCGGCTGCAGGCCGTGCGCACGTTGGCCCAGGCGGGCGTGCCGGTGGGCGTGCTGGCCTCGCCGCTCATCCCTTTCATCAACGACGAATTCCTCGAAGCCATCCTCGAAGAAGCCGCCAATGCCGGCGCTCGCTTCAGCGGCTACACCGTGGTGCGACTGCCATGGGAAGTGAAAGACGTCTTCGAAGAATGGCTGCAGGCTCATTTTCCCGATCGCGCCCAGCGCGTACTGCACCGCATCGAAGACATGCGTGAAGGCCGCCGCAACGATCCCGAGTTCGGCACGCGCATGCGCGGCACCGGCATCTGGGCTGACCTGCTAAGGCAGCGCTACACGCTTGCGGTGCGCAAGTACGGTCTCAATGCCATGCGGCCGCAGCTTGACTGCAGCCAATTCGTTGCGCCTCAGCCGCCGGCGCGTACGTCCGGCAATAGCGCCTCGCCTAGTGCCGTGCCAGTGCGCTTCCACGAAGGCGGCCGCCGCGTGGCGGCCGCAGCCCTGGCCGTGCAGGCGCAGCGGGCAGGGCAGTTGTCGCTGTTCGACTAA
- a CDS encoding GreA/GreB family elongation factor: MPTLDQERILTELDHARLSSLLARMANDGLPAGVEEAAQELLDSVVTVPAREVAADVATMRSRVRLVTADGEDMTVVLCYPAESNAATGQISVMSPLGLGLLGHRAGQSMHWQGPDRVRHEAVLAEIVYQPEAAGDYGA; this comes from the coding sequence ATGCCTACCCTGGACCAGGAACGTATTCTTACCGAACTCGACCATGCCCGGTTGAGCAGCCTGCTTGCCCGCATGGCCAATGACGGCCTGCCCGCCGGCGTCGAAGAAGCCGCGCAGGAACTGCTCGATTCAGTCGTCACCGTGCCCGCCCGCGAGGTCGCCGCGGACGTCGCCACCATGCGCTCGCGCGTCAGGCTGGTTACCGCCGATGGCGAGGACATGACTGTCGTGCTGTGCTATCCCGCGGAAAGCAACGCGGCGACAGGCCAGATCTCGGTTATGTCGCCGCTGGGCCTGGGCCTGCTGGGGCACAGGGCCGGCCAGTCCATGCATTGGCAGGGGCCGGACCGCGTGCGCCACGAGGCGGTTCTGGCCGAGATCGTCTACCAGCCGGAGGCGGCGGGGGACTACGGCGCCTGA
- the rplS gene encoding 50S ribosomal protein L19, translated as MNLIAILEQEEIQRLTGGKAFPDFNPGDTVVVNVNVVEGTRKRVQAYEGVVIAKRNRGLNSSFIVRKISSGEAVERTFQLYSPQIASIEVKRRGDVRRAKLYFLRNRSGKSARIKEKLVSKAAKAA; from the coding sequence GTGAATCTCATCGCTATCCTCGAACAGGAAGAAATCCAGCGCCTGACCGGCGGCAAGGCTTTCCCTGACTTCAACCCCGGCGACACCGTCGTGGTCAACGTCAACGTGGTCGAAGGCACGCGCAAGCGCGTCCAGGCCTACGAAGGCGTCGTCATTGCCAAGCGCAATCGTGGCCTGAACTCGTCGTTCATCGTGCGCAAGATCTCGTCCGGCGAAGCCGTCGAGCGTACGTTCCAGCTGTACTCGCCGCAGATCGCTTCCATCGAAGTGAAGCGCCGTGGTGACGTGCGTCGCGCCAAGCTGTACTTCCTGCGCAACCGTTCGGGCAAGTCGGCTCGCATCAAGGAAAAGCTGGTCAGCAAGGCTGCCAAGGCGGCATAA
- the orn gene encoding oligoribonuclease: protein MAANENRLVWLDMEMTGLDPEKERIIEVAVVVTEPDLSVVAEGPVLVVHQPDSLLDAMDNWNKSTHGKSGLIDKVRASTLTEAQAETELLAFLSQHVPAGKSPLCGNTISQDRRFMYAYMPNLERFFHYRNLDVSTLKELARRWAPTVYKGFEKKSRHEALADIYESIDELKYYREHLLKV from the coding sequence ATGGCTGCGAACGAGAATCGCCTGGTCTGGCTCGACATGGAAATGACGGGGCTCGATCCCGAGAAGGAACGCATCATCGAGGTGGCCGTCGTCGTGACGGAGCCCGACCTGAGCGTCGTGGCCGAGGGTCCGGTGCTGGTGGTCCACCAGCCCGACAGCCTGCTGGACGCCATGGACAACTGGAACAAGTCCACGCACGGCAAAAGCGGCCTGATTGACAAAGTCAGGGCGTCCACGCTTACCGAGGCGCAGGCCGAGACCGAACTGCTGGCCTTCCTGTCCCAGCACGTGCCGGCCGGCAAGTCGCCGCTGTGCGGCAACACCATCAGCCAGGACCGGCGCTTCATGTACGCGTACATGCCCAACCTCGAGCGCTTTTTCCACTACCGCAACCTGGACGTCAGCACGCTGAAGGAACTGGCGCGCCGCTGGGCGCCCACGGTGTACAAGGGCTTCGAGAAGAAGAGCCGGCACGAGGCGCTGGCCGACATCTACGAATCCATCGACGAACTGAAGTACTACCGCGAACACCTGCTCAAGGTGTAG
- a CDS encoding NAD(P)H-hydrate epimerase, with product MELPVDRIRRIERDALARGVPLMPRAGLAAAHFAAAKLGAAGMRPMGAAPGMAASVAPTSAADTPTRPVGDVAAGTVLALAGSGNNGGDAMVAATWLRRWGYRVQVVLFGDPDRLPSDARQALDGWRDASGPLLSDLPADPPAMVLDGLFGIGLNRPLDAAWQSRIDAVNAWGIPVLALDVPSGLDAAAGRPLGRPIWATWTLSFIASAPGLRQGVGPQVSGECHLDELGLNVADPASPSHAPTHAPATAPAPTPPDAASGDDAQAP from the coding sequence ATGGAACTGCCCGTGGACCGGATCCGGCGCATCGAGCGCGACGCGTTGGCCCGCGGCGTTCCGCTGATGCCGCGTGCCGGGCTGGCCGCGGCGCATTTCGCGGCCGCGAAACTGGGGGCGGCAGGCATGAGACCCATGGGCGCGGCCCCGGGCATGGCGGCAAGCGTCGCACCGACATCTGCGGCTGACACACCGACCCGCCCCGTCGGAGATGTCGCGGCAGGCACAGTGCTGGCGCTGGCGGGGTCCGGCAACAACGGCGGCGATGCCATGGTGGCGGCCACCTGGCTGCGCCGATGGGGCTACCGGGTACAGGTGGTCCTGTTCGGTGATCCGGACCGCCTGCCATCGGATGCCCGGCAGGCGCTCGACGGCTGGCGCGACGCCAGCGGCCCGCTGCTTTCCGATCTGCCCGCCGATCCACCCGCAATGGTGCTGGACGGACTGTTCGGCATCGGCCTGAACCGTCCCCTCGACGCCGCCTGGCAATCCCGCATCGACGCGGTCAATGCCTGGGGCATTCCCGTGCTGGCCTTGGACGTGCCCAGCGGCCTGGATGCCGCCGCGGGCCGCCCGCTGGGCCGGCCGATATGGGCTACGTGGACGCTGTCATTCATCGCGTCCGCGCCTGGCTTGCGCCAGGGCGTCGGACCTCAGGTTAGCGGGGAGTGCCATCTCGATGAACTGGGGCTGAATGTCGCGGATCCGGCATCGCCTAGCCATGCACCGACCCATGCGCCGGCGACCGCACCGGCCCCCACCCCGCCCGACGCGGCGTCCGGCGACGACGCTCAGGCGCCGTAG
- a CDS encoding M48 family metallopeptidase, translating into MPHSLPFFTLLFVFLLLADICVRLWLASRQIRHVARHRDHVPPEFAARIGLPSHQRAADYTIARVRLGMVERVFDAVVLIGLTLMGGLQWIDLAVARLVDDDMLRQLLLMVAVFAVLGLLGLPFTLWRQFRLEARFGFNRMTPALFAVDAVKGIAVGLVLGVPLAAAILWLMAEAGAYWWLWAWCLWMVFNVLLLFIAPAFIAPLFNKFTPLSDPALAERIQRLAQRCGFALNGLFVMDGSRRSAHGNAYFTGFGKTRRIVFFDTLLARLNADEIEAVLAHELGHFALRHIIKRVVLGFAGALLFFAVLGWLAQQPWFYDGLGVLPRLDGPNHAMALILFFLAVPVFTFMLTPLASWYSRRDEFAADRYAAQQSSSNQLVSALVKLYDDNAATLTPDPVHSAFYDSHPPAAVRIRHLTTA; encoded by the coding sequence GTGCCCCACTCCCTGCCCTTCTTCACCCTGCTGTTCGTCTTCCTGCTGCTCGCCGACATCTGCGTGCGCCTGTGGCTGGCTTCGCGGCAGATCCGCCACGTGGCGCGCCACCGCGACCACGTGCCGCCGGAGTTCGCGGCGCGCATCGGGCTGCCCAGCCACCAGCGCGCGGCCGACTACACCATCGCGCGTGTCCGCCTGGGCATGGTCGAACGGGTGTTCGACGCCGTCGTGCTGATCGGCCTTACGCTGATGGGCGGCCTGCAATGGATAGACCTGGCCGTGGCGCGGCTGGTCGACGACGACATGCTGCGCCAGCTGCTGCTGATGGTTGCCGTGTTCGCCGTGCTGGGCCTGTTGGGGCTGCCCTTCACGCTGTGGCGCCAGTTCCGGCTCGAAGCCCGCTTCGGGTTCAACCGCATGACGCCGGCATTGTTTGCCGTCGACGCGGTCAAGGGCATCGCGGTCGGGCTCGTGCTGGGCGTGCCGCTTGCCGCGGCCATACTGTGGTTGATGGCCGAGGCGGGCGCCTATTGGTGGTTGTGGGCGTGGTGTCTGTGGATGGTGTTCAACGTGCTGCTGCTGTTCATCGCCCCCGCGTTCATCGCGCCCCTGTTCAACAAGTTCACGCCGCTGTCCGACCCGGCGCTGGCCGAGCGCATCCAGCGCCTGGCGCAGCGCTGCGGTTTCGCGCTGAACGGGCTGTTCGTCATGGACGGCTCGCGGCGCTCGGCGCATGGCAACGCCTATTTCACCGGCTTCGGCAAGACCCGCCGCATCGTGTTCTTCGACACCCTGCTGGCCCGTCTGAATGCCGACGAGATCGAGGCCGTGCTGGCACACGAACTGGGCCACTTCGCGCTGAGGCACATCATCAAGCGCGTCGTGCTGGGCTTCGCGGGCGCGCTGCTGTTCTTCGCGGTGCTGGGCTGGCTGGCGCAGCAGCCGTGGTTCTACGACGGCCTGGGCGTGCTGCCGCGCCTGGACGGCCCCAACCATGCCATGGCGCTGATCCTGTTCTTCCTGGCCGTACCCGTGTTCACTTTCATGCTGACGCCGCTGGCAAGCTGGTACTCGCGTCGCGACGAGTTCGCGGCCGACCGCTACGCCGCGCAGCAAAGTTCATCGAATCAGCTGGTTTCGGCGCTGGTCAAACTGTACGATGACAACGCCGCCACCCTGACTCCGGATCCCGTGCATTCCGCGTTCTACGACAGCCACCCTCCCGCCGCCGTGCGCATCCGCCATCTGACGACTGCATGA
- the paaX gene encoding phenylacetic acid degradation operon negative regulatory protein PaaX, translated as MATAPNSLDRFLARLLKQDPPRAKSLCVSLLGDALAPHGGAIWLGDLIELLAPVGINERLLRTSVFRLVAQDWLRSERHGRRSLYLMTERGLRDTARASQRIYEGPARQWNGEWTLVALPRNGNNGLAERAELRRELLWEGFGMVAPGLFAHPQTEARAAHAILDKLGIPDKALVLSARDLADAGGLPIASLATQCWNLDEVAEQYRQFTRNFGPLEKLLDEAPASPDQAFAARVLLLHSWRRIALHDPQLPAPMLPDNWPGHPARDLCGRLYWKLFDASEAHVAGLAGRENAGYRELDPAALDRFGGRPDAD; from the coding sequence ATGGCAACTGCCCCCAATTCGCTGGATCGCTTCCTCGCCCGCCTGCTCAAGCAGGACCCGCCCCGTGCCAAATCCCTGTGCGTCAGCCTGCTGGGCGATGCGCTGGCACCGCACGGCGGCGCGATCTGGCTGGGCGACCTGATCGAGCTGCTGGCCCCGGTGGGCATCAACGAACGCCTGCTGCGCACCAGCGTGTTCCGCCTGGTGGCGCAGGACTGGCTGCGGTCCGAGCGCCACGGCCGCCGCAGCCTGTACCTGATGACCGAACGGGGCCTGCGCGACACGGCGCGCGCGTCGCAACGCATCTACGAGGGCCCGGCGCGCCAGTGGAACGGGGAATGGACCCTCGTGGCCCTGCCGCGCAACGGCAACAATGGCCTGGCCGAGCGGGCGGAGCTGCGCCGCGAACTGCTGTGGGAGGGCTTCGGCATGGTGGCGCCGGGCCTGTTCGCGCATCCGCAAACCGAGGCGCGCGCCGCTCACGCCATCCTGGACAAGCTGGGCATCCCCGACAAGGCGCTGGTGCTGTCGGCGCGCGACCTGGCCGACGCGGGCGGCCTGCCCATTGCCAGCCTGGCCACGCAATGCTGGAACCTGGACGAAGTGGCCGAGCAGTACCGCCAGTTCACGCGCAACTTCGGGCCGCTGGAGAAACTGCTGGACGAGGCGCCGGCCTCGCCCGACCAGGCCTTCGCGGCGCGGGTGCTGCTGCTGCACAGCTGGCGGCGCATCGCACTGCACGACCCGCAGCTGCCCGCGCCCATGCTGCCCGACAATTGGCCCGGACATCCGGCGCGCGACCTGTGCGGGCGCCTGTACTGGAAGCTCTTCGACGCGTCGGAAGCGCACGTGGCTGGGTTGGCCGGCCGCGAGAACGCGGGCTATCGCGAACTGGACCCGGCGGCGCTGGATCGGTTCGGCGGGCGGCCGGACGCGGACTGA
- the paaA gene encoding 1,2-phenylacetyl-CoA epoxidase subunit PaaA, with product MYAQLVETGVKRVRSVDELTGPEQAFQQRIDDGVRIEPKDWMPEAYRKTLVRQISQHAHSEIVGMLPEGNWLTRAPSLKRKAILLAKVQDECGHGLYLYSAAETLGVSRDEMVADLHAGKAKYSSIFNYPTLTWADIGMIGWLVDGSAIINQIPLCRCSYGPYARAMVRVCKEESFHQRQGYDLLIQMCLHGTPEQKAMCQDALNRWWWPALMMFGPPDADSPNSAQSMQWKIKLFSNDELRQKMVDQSVPQAEYLGLTVPDPDLKWNAERGHYDFGEIDWSEFHAVLKGNGPCNRERLAARVKAHEEGAWVRDALVAYADKQARRKAA from the coding sequence ATGTACGCGCAATTGGTCGAAACCGGCGTCAAGCGGGTGCGCAGCGTCGACGAGCTCACCGGGCCCGAACAGGCCTTCCAGCAACGCATCGACGACGGCGTGCGCATCGAGCCCAAAGACTGGATGCCCGAGGCCTATCGCAAGACGCTGGTGCGCCAGATCTCGCAGCACGCCCACTCCGAAATCGTCGGCATGCTGCCCGAGGGCAACTGGCTCACGCGGGCGCCGTCCCTCAAGCGCAAGGCCATCCTGCTCGCCAAGGTGCAGGACGAATGCGGCCACGGGCTGTACCTGTACAGCGCCGCCGAAACGCTGGGCGTGTCGCGCGACGAAATGGTGGCCGACCTGCACGCGGGCAAGGCCAAGTACTCCAGCATCTTCAATTACCCCACGCTCACGTGGGCCGACATCGGCATGATCGGCTGGCTGGTCGACGGCTCCGCCATCATCAACCAGATCCCGCTGTGCCGCTGCTCCTATGGTCCCTACGCGCGGGCAATGGTGCGCGTCTGTAAAGAAGAGTCCTTCCACCAGCGGCAGGGCTACGACCTGCTCATCCAGATGTGCCTGCACGGCACGCCCGAGCAGAAGGCCATGTGCCAGGACGCGCTGAATCGCTGGTGGTGGCCGGCCCTGATGATGTTCGGTCCTCCGGACGCCGATTCGCCCAACAGCGCGCAGTCGATGCAGTGGAAGATCAAGCTCTTCTCCAACGACGAGCTGCGCCAGAAGATGGTCGACCAGAGCGTGCCGCAGGCCGAGTATCTGGGCCTGACCGTGCCCGATCCCGACCTCAAGTGGAACGCCGAGCGCGGCCACTACGACTTCGGCGAGATCGACTGGAGCGAGTTCCACGCCGTGCTGAAGGGCAACGGCCCGTGCAACCGCGAGCGCCTGGCCGCGCGCGTCAAGGCGCACGAAGAGGGCGCCTGGGTGCGCGACGCGCTTGTCGCCTACGCCGACAAGCAGGCCCGCCGCAAGGCAGCCTGA
- the paaC gene encoding 1,2-phenylacetyl-CoA epoxidase subunit PaaC, with amino-acid sequence MDKSLFEYVLRLGDGNLVLSQRLVAWTGHGPILEEDLALTNTALDLLGQARLWLTLAGEIEGAGRDEDALAYLRDAPQFRNPLLAERPNGNYADTMARQYFYDVWHYYLLQGLQHSADERVAAIAAKSIKEVTYHVRRSADLVVRLGDGTDESHARMQAAVDEAWRYTGELFSDDDVDRDVAARGIGCELAALREPWLAHVREVLSEATLSIPDEAQAFHAAQRGGRQGRHTEELGYLLAEMQHLQRAYPGAAW; translated from the coding sequence ATGGATAAATCCCTGTTCGAATACGTGCTGCGGCTGGGCGACGGCAACCTCGTCCTGTCGCAGCGGCTGGTGGCCTGGACCGGCCACGGCCCCATCCTCGAAGAAGACCTGGCGCTGACCAACACCGCGCTGGACCTGCTGGGGCAGGCCCGCCTGTGGCTGACGCTTGCCGGCGAGATCGAAGGCGCCGGGCGCGACGAAGACGCGCTGGCCTATCTGCGCGATGCGCCGCAGTTCCGCAATCCGCTGCTGGCCGAGCGCCCCAACGGCAACTACGCCGACACCATGGCGCGCCAGTATTTCTACGACGTCTGGCATTACTACCTGCTGCAGGGCCTGCAGCACTCGGCCGACGAACGCGTCGCGGCCATCGCCGCCAAGTCCATCAAGGAAGTCACCTATCACGTGCGCCGTTCGGCCGACCTGGTGGTGCGCCTGGGCGACGGCACCGACGAAAGCCATGCGCGCATGCAGGCCGCGGTGGACGAGGCATGGCGCTACACCGGCGAACTCTTCTCCGACGACGACGTCGACCGCGACGTGGCGGCGCGCGGCATCGGCTGTGAACTGGCCGCGCTGCGCGAGCCCTGGCTGGCGCACGTGCGCGAGGTGCTGAGCGAAGCCACGCTGTCCATCCCCGACGAGGCGCAGGCCTTCCATGCCGCGCAGCGCGGCGGACGCCAGGGCCGCCACACCGAAGAACTGGGTTATCTGCTGGCCGAGATGCAGCACCTGCAGCGCGCCTATCCCGGAGCCGCGTGGTGA
- the paaB gene encoding 1,2-phenylacetyl-CoA epoxidase subunit PaaB, giving the protein MSKEWPLWEVFIRSQHGLAHKHVGSLHAPDAEMAINNARDVYTRRNEGLSIWVVRAADIVASSPSDKEPLFEPANNKVYRHPTFFPMPDEIKHM; this is encoded by the coding sequence ATGAGCAAAGAGTGGCCCCTGTGGGAAGTCTTCATCCGCAGCCAGCACGGGCTGGCGCACAAACACGTCGGCAGCCTGCATGCGCCCGACGCCGAGATGGCCATCAACAACGCGCGCGACGTGTACACGCGCCGCAATGAAGGCCTGAGCATCTGGGTGGTGCGCGCGGCAGACATCGTGGCCAGCAGCCCCTCCGACAAGGAACCGCTGTTCGAGCCGGCCAACAACAAGGTCTACCGGCATCCCACCTTCTTCCCCATGCCCGACGAAATCAAGCACATGTAA
- the rsgA gene encoding ribosome small subunit-dependent GTPase A, with protein MQVGKDSDTEGRIIAAHGRHYMVEMADGALRQCYPRGKKTGPAVGDRVRITPQGRDEGSIDAVLPRTNLLYRSDEMRTKQFAANVDQLLIVVAVEPTFSDDLTGRALAGAWSAGIKPLIVLNKTDLHAGLAAARERLAPVRALGVPIIELSAHDTHGARERLAPLLAGQVNLLLGQSGMGKSTLLNALAPEAQAATREYSAALDMGRHTTTSTRLYHLPAPGGDLIDSPGFQAFGLQHLTREDIVRGFPEFLEPIEYCRFYNCSHRHEPGCGVVAALQAGRIDAGRYALYCRILEENEAGQQRY; from the coding sequence ATGCAGGTCGGTAAAGACAGCGACACCGAAGGGCGCATCATCGCCGCGCACGGCCGCCACTACATGGTGGAAATGGCCGACGGCGCGTTGCGGCAATGCTATCCGCGCGGCAAGAAGACCGGCCCTGCCGTCGGAGACCGGGTTCGCATCACGCCGCAGGGGCGGGACGAGGGATCGATCGACGCGGTGCTGCCTCGCACCAATCTGCTGTACCGCTCCGACGAAATGCGCACGAAGCAGTTCGCGGCCAACGTCGACCAGTTGCTGATCGTCGTGGCGGTCGAGCCCACCTTCTCCGACGACCTGACCGGCCGCGCGCTGGCCGGCGCATGGAGCGCCGGCATCAAGCCGCTGATCGTGCTCAACAAGACCGATCTGCACGCCGGGCTGGCGGCCGCGCGCGAGCGCCTGGCGCCGGTGCGCGCCCTGGGCGTACCCATTATCGAACTGAGCGCGCACGACACCCACGGCGCGCGCGAACGCCTGGCGCCGCTGCTGGCCGGCCAGGTGAACCTGCTGCTGGGTCAAAGCGGCATGGGCAAGTCCACCTTGCTCAACGCGCTGGCGCCCGAGGCCCAGGCGGCCACGCGAGAATACTCGGCCGCCCTGGACATGGGGCGCCACACCACGACCAGCACGCGGCTGTATCACCTGCCTGCGCCGGGCGGCGACCTGATCGATTCGCCGGGTTTCCAGGCCTTCGGCCTGCAGCACCTGACGCGGGAAGACATCGTGCGGGGATTCCCCGAATTCCTCGAGCCGATCGAGTATTGCCGCTTCTACAACTGCAGCCACCGGCACGAACCGGGATGCGGCGTGGTGGCCGCCTTGCAGGCCGGTCGGATAGATGCGGGGCGCTATGCGCTGTACTGCCGCATCCTCGAGGAAAACGAGGCGGGCCAGCAGCGTTACTGA